The genomic stretch AAGCTGCCGAGTAGTTTTCAAGGACTGCTGCACCCTCGCCTCCACAATAAAACGTGCCACCCGCCGGGCCTGCCGTTCTTCCGCGTAATGAAAGAATATATCAGCGAGTTCCTCATGGGTAAGCCTGTTAACCAATTGCTCTGCTGTCACCTCTTGCCCGATATCCATCCGCATATCCAGCGGGGCATCCTCTCTGAAACTGAACCCACGTTCAGGGCAATCAAGCTGAAGCGAGGAAACCCCGAGATCAACAAGAATACCGTCGACGAGGCCTTGTCCCTGGCTATGCAGTTGCTCTGCCATGTCCGCATAGGAGGCCGGAATCAGCTGAAACCGATCCCCGAAACCTGCCAAACGTTCTGCTGCAAACCGGGCTGCCTGGGCATCCCATTCAAATCCCAACACCCTTCCCTCCGGCGCTGACTGCTCCAGGATCATCTCGGTATGACCGCCCAATCCCAAGGTGCCGTCCACATAGCATCCAGAAGAACAGGGACGAAGCCACTCCATAACCTCCTGAAACAGGACAGGTATGTGAAGATCCCTTCCCTCTTTCTCGGCAAAAACAGACTGTAGGGCCATCAAAGGATCCCCAATGAAGACAACCCTTCACGAAAACTGGTGAAATCTTCCCGGGTACGACGAACCTCATTCTGCCAGGCCCCTTTATCCCAAATCTCAAAATGATCAAGCATACCGTTTAAAACCACTTCTTTGCTGATGCCGAATTCATTTCGCAACGACGCAGGCAAAAGTATCCTGCCCTGTTTATCCAACGAGCATTCAATAACGCCGGAAATAACATAACGAACAAAGGCACTCATGCCGGGCTGACTCCGGCCTTGGGTTAATAATTTCTCTTCCAAGGCCTCCCACTCAGCAACGGGATAGGCCTTCAGACTTTTCTGCCAATTGGTAACAATCAGGGCGTTATTGTAGACCTCGGACAGCACGTCCCGAAAGCGACTCGGGATATGAAGACGCCCTTTGGCATCCAAAACATGCTCGGAGCGACTGCGAAAACGTAATCCAACAATTTTTTTCTTTGTCATTTTATCACGAAGACCGTTTCAGCCATCAACTCCATTTTTCCCCACTCTACACCACCATTCTTCCTTTTATCCCACAGGACCTTTTCCGTCAAGGAGAATAAGGCAGAATATCAACGGGTTCGTACCGGCAAAAACAACACAGAAAAACAGTTTACACGACGAATAAATGCACAGTACTCCATGCTTGAATCGCGTTAAGATGTAAGAAAGATGACTCCAGGGGAGGAGAAAAAGCGACGGAATATATTCTTTTTCTGGATGCGATGCAAAAACAATTTTTACAGCAAAAGAAGCAAGGAAAAAAGTTATTCTGTCATGGGGTGGGAAAAAAGTGGGGGGAGTGAACATGAATATAAAGGGACGGCGCAGGCCCGGCAGCCAAGCCACACCTGCGTTTTTCCTGATCCGCTCCCGCCCGTTTTTTTCAGGCAGGAGACAGAGCAATCTACTTTTTCTCTGGCGTCAGCAAATCGGAGAAGTCTTCCTTAACAGCAAAACCATGTTCTTCCGCCGGAAAAATACCGTCCTGGACCTCTCGAATAAAAGCTTGCACTCCCTGTTTAATATCCGGGGCGAGATTGCAATATTGCTTGACGAATTTTGGTGTGAATTTCTCGAACAGACCCAGCATATCGTTAGTGACCAGAACTTGACCGTCACAACCAGCACCCGCACCGATGCCGATGATGGGAACAGCGATTTCCTTGGTAATAATTGTCGCCAACGGGGCAGGAACGGCCTCCAGAGTAATCCCAAAGGCCCCGGCTGCCTCCAAGGCTTTCGCATCGGCAAGGAGCTGACGAGCCGCCTCCATATCCTTTCCCTGCACCTTGAAACCGCCCAACTGTCCAGCTGTCTGCGGAGTCAATCCAATATGGCCCATAACCGGCACCCCGGCCCGCACCAAACCACGGACCGCATCACAGACCTCTTCGCCGCCTTCCAGTTTCACGCAGTCGCAGCCTGCTTCCTTAAGAAAACGGGTTCCGTTGGCAATGGCCTGCTCCACAGAGACCTGATAGGAGCCAAAGGGCATATCGCCAATCACTAAGGCCCGTTCCGTGCCCCGTCTGACCGCTCCGGCGTGATGGAGCATCTCCTCCATGGTCACCGGGACCGTGGAGTCATAGCCCAGAACCACCATACCCAGGGAATCACCCACCAGCAGAGCATCTACCCCGGCTTGATCCAACAGGCGAGCCATAGAGGCATCATAGGCGGTGAGCATAGAGATGGCATGATCGCCGCCCTTCATTTCACGAAAATCTTTAACTGTTACTTTTTTCATACACATTGACTTCTCCGAGCTGCGGAGGTATTGATTTTACGCCTCGCCTACTTGCTTTTTCTTCCTTTTGGAAGAGCAAATAAAATCGATACGGATTACTTTTTATGCTTCTTTATCAGATTGTTGTATTCCAGCAAACTGCATCAGCTGAGCACCGACACTAATAAGGCTTCGCACTATTGCGGCAAATATATTAATCAAAAGCAGACCGATGATCCCGAGGAAAATATATTGCAGAGCTGGCGATGCCTTGAATTCAAACTGCATCTGATCAAAATGTCCACCGAGAAGCAGCTCGCTTTCGCTTACCTTTTCCGCCAACCACGGCACAAGAGCGACTCCCTCAGGGTTATTGATGATCTCTACAGCCACCGCAGCCAAGCCCAACAGGGCAATCACCCCGGCTATAATCAACAAAACGCCTGTCCAAAATGTTGCTGTCCTTATTTTATCGACAACGGTATTTGGCTTTTCTATCATACCAGCTCCTTGTTAATGGGAACAAATAAGTTAGATTCATCGAACTGGATATTCAGCACCTCGGCTGCGGAAGAACGTCCGAGCCGCCTTGAGCCTCGAATCACCCACTACACACGGGCCTGTTCAGATTGCAGCAGCACGGACACAACCGCCTTACCTCTTTTTCCAAAGCCGATAATACCAACATTCATACCAATTGCCTCCTTTTTTCTTTCAGTCACCCGTTCTCCTTATCATTTTCACCCATTAATAGCCCGCACCCACACCGACATCCAAAACAATTTAACACCCCTAATACCAAAGACACATAAAAAAAGAAGGGATTTCAAAAAAGTAGCCAACAAGCACCGACAGAAAAAGGTATTTCTCCAAGGCAATACAAAAAATCTTTCAAAAAACCCTTCTGGTTAATCTTCCGTTAACCTCCCCCCTGTTATTGTACAATTATAAACAAGAAGCAGATTGCTTTTAACATTGTAACAGACGGAGGTTCTCCCATGAAAAAGACAGCAATAGCCCTGATCGGATGTTTTTTTGCAGTAGCATTCTTTGCAACAGCTCATAGCAGCGAACATGAATACC from Candidatus Electrothrix communis encodes the following:
- the panB gene encoding 3-methyl-2-oxobutanoate hydroxymethyltransferase, producing MKKVTVKDFREMKGGDHAISMLTAYDASMARLLDQAGVDALLVGDSLGMVVLGYDSTVPVTMEEMLHHAGAVRRGTERALVIGDMPFGSYQVSVEQAIANGTRFLKEAGCDCVKLEGGEEVCDAVRGLVRAGVPVMGHIGLTPQTAGQLGGFKVQGKDMEAARQLLADAKALEAAGAFGITLEAVPAPLATIITKEIAVPIIGIGAGAGCDGQVLVTNDMLGLFEKFTPKFVKQYCNLAPDIKQGVQAFIREVQDGIFPAEEHGFAVKEDFSDLLTPEKK
- the mraZ gene encoding division/cell wall cluster transcriptional repressor MraZ is translated as MTKKKIVGLRFRSRSEHVLDAKGRLHIPSRFRDVLSEVYNNALIVTNWQKSLKAYPVAEWEALEEKLLTQGRSQPGMSAFVRYVISGVIECSLDKQGRILLPASLRNEFGISKEVVLNGMLDHFEIWDKGAWQNEVRRTREDFTSFREGLSSLGIL
- the rsmH gene encoding 16S rRNA (cytosine(1402)-N(4))-methyltransferase RsmH, whose translation is MALQSVFAEKEGRDLHIPVLFQEVMEWLRPCSSGCYVDGTLGLGGHTEMILEQSAPEGRVLGFEWDAQAARFAAERLAGFGDRFQLIPASYADMAEQLHSQGQGLVDGILVDLGVSSLQLDCPERGFSFREDAPLDMRMDIGQEVTAEQLVNRLTHEELADIFFHYAEERQARRVARFIVEARVQQSLKTTRQLADLVALSIPKKYHPKKIHVATKVFQALRIAVNRELDNLTRLLTDGPKLLKPGARFCIITFHSLEDRIVKQAFVKSPDYKVLTRKPVLPTADEVRNNSRSRSAKLRVAERL